Proteins found in one Triticum aestivum cultivar Chinese Spring chromosome 4D, IWGSC CS RefSeq v2.1, whole genome shotgun sequence genomic segment:
- the LOC123100355 gene encoding metal transporter Nramp5: protein MEIEREAPGGERGRSWRAEQDVQDGKKFEDGDETLVKEPAWKRFLSHVGPGFMVSLAYLDPGNLETDLQAGANHRYELLWVILIGLIFALIIQSLAANLGVVTGKHLAEICKSEYPKPVMICLWLLAEVAVIAADIPEVIGTAFAFYLLFRIPVWIGVLITGSSTLLLLGLQRYGVRKLEFLISMLVFVMAACFFGELSIVKPPAKEVLKGLFIPKLKGNGATGDAIALLGALVMPHNLFLHSALVLSRKTPSSVRGIKDACRFFLYESGFALFVALLINIAVISVSGTVCFGENLSAEDIDKCSDLSLDNSSFLLKNVLGRSSSIVYGVALLASGQSSTITGTYAGQYIMQGFLDIKMKTWLRNLMTRCIAIAPSLVVSIIGGSNGAGRLIIIASMILSFELPFALIPLLKFSSSSSKMGPHKNSIYIIVFSWTLGLMLIGINVYFLSTSFMGWLIHSSLPTYAKVLVGVVVCPLMIVYLIAVVYLTFRKDTVVTFVADSCKADAEKAAGGSGEDDDEPVPYREDLADIPLPAHSRG, encoded by the exons gcgagagggggaggagcTGGCGAGCCGAGCAAGATGTGCAGGATGGTAAGAAGTTCGAAGACGGTGATGAGACGCTCGTCAAG GAGCCGGCATGGAAGCGATTCCTCTCCCATGTTGGGCCCGGGTTCATGGTGTCCCTGGCCTATCTAGATCCTGGCAATT TGGAGACGGACCTGCAAGCCGGTGCCAACCACAGATATGAG CTCCTCTGGGTGATTCTGATTGGCCTCATCTTCGCGCTGATCATACAGTCACTGGCAGCGAACCTTGGCGTGGTTACAG GAAAGCATCTTGCCGAGATATGCAAGAGCGAGTATCCGAAGCCGGTGATGATCTGCCTCTGGCTTCTTGCGGAGGTGGCGGTGATCGCCGCCGATATCCCGGAAG TGATCGGGACGGCCTTCGCTTTCTACCTCTTGTTCCGCATCCCTGTGTGGATCGGGGTTCTCATCACCGGCTCCAgcacgctcctcctcctcggccttcaAAGATACGGGGTGCGGAAGCTGGAGTTTCTCATCTCCATGCTGGTCTTCGTCATGGCGGCGTGCTTCTTCGGGGAGCTGAGCATAGTGAAGCCTCCGGCGAAGGAGGTCCTCAAGGGGCTGTTCATTCCCAAGCTCAAGGGGAATGGCGCCACCGGAGACGCCATTGCCCTCCTTGGAGCACTAGTCATGCC TCACAACTTGTTCTTGCATTCGGCGTTGGTGCTGTCCAGGAAGACGCCGTCATCAGTAAGAGGAATCAAG GATGCTTGCAGGTTCTTCCTGTATGAGAGCGGCTTCGCGCTGTTTGTGGCGCTGCTCATCAACATAGCCGTCATCTCCGTCTCCGGGACGGTCTGCTTCGGGGAGAACCTCTCGGCGGAGGACATCGACAAATGCAGTGACCTCAGTCTGGACAACTCCTCATTTCTGCTCAAG AACGTGCTGGGAAGATCAAGTTCAATCGTGTACGGGGTGGCGCTGTTAGCGTCAGGGCAAAGCTCGACCATTACCGGCACATATGCCGGCCAGTACATCATGCAG GGGTTCTTGGACATCAAGATGAAGACGTGGCTGAGGAACCTGATGACACGCTGCATCGCCATTGCGCCCAGCCTAGTCGTCTCCATCATCGGCGGGTCGAATGGCGCCGGCCGTCTCATCATCATCGCGTCG ATGATACTGTCGTTTGAGCTGCCGTTTGCACTCATCCCGCTTCTCAagttcagcagcagcagcagcaagatgGGCCCGCACAAGAACTCCATCTAC ATCATCGTGTTCTCGTGGACGCTTGGGCTGATGCTCATCGGCATCAACGTCTACTTCCTCAGCACCAGCTTCATGGGGTGGCTCATCCACAGCTCGCTGCCCACGTACGCCAAGGTGCTCGTCGGAGTTGTCGTGTGCCCGCTGATGATCGTGTACCTCATCGCTGTCGTCTACCTCACCTTCAGGAAGGACACCGTCGTCACCTTCGTCGCCGACTCGTGCAAGGCCGACGCCGAGAAGGCGGCGGGCGGCAGCGGGGAGGACGACGACGAGCCCGTGCCCTACCGTGAGGACCTGGCAGACATACCGCTCCCGGCCCACAGCAGAGGCTAG